A genome region from Microbacterium terricola includes the following:
- a CDS encoding nuclear transport factor 2 family protein gives MAAASAVEIVRSFMTAFHEQDRARAESLMADAFVFTSPQDDHIDKQAWLERCFPSADHFDGASETLEMVEVDGIVLHRYEYQVEGVRWRNTEALRVEDGRVREVEVYFGGAVDPRP, from the coding sequence ATGGCCGCCGCATCCGCTGTCGAGATCGTCCGCTCGTTCATGACCGCCTTCCACGAGCAGGACCGGGCGAGGGCCGAATCGCTGATGGCCGACGCCTTCGTGTTCACCAGTCCGCAGGACGACCACATCGACAAGCAGGCGTGGCTGGAGCGCTGCTTCCCCAGTGCCGACCACTTCGACGGCGCATCCGAGACGCTCGAGATGGTCGAGGTGGACGGGATCGTCCTGCACCGGTACGAGTACCAGGTCGAGGGGGTGCGGTGGCGCAACACCGAAGCCCTCCGGGTGGAAGACGGTCGGGTGCGCGAGGTCGAGGTGTACTTCGGCGGCGCCGTCGATCCACGGCCCTGA
- a CDS encoding amidase domain-containing protein, whose protein sequence is MSTPRPTRVSAAPLETRRSRRRRFHELSRKRRKRLTITTAVSVVTLVVLGVSVSGMIGRAQAMEGYAATAAEIVQLRDGVPIDELTDAVATAQAALAVQSGLPSGKASTALADAATAAEDALATAQTAVQGSAGIDVAHADALATASGVQGRVDALRAAADASTAQLDALTAARTAFVDSAVAGADDVLGDYSDAEKSTEDALYVARETLSTAVDVAAALQTATSAAADVRSSAGGYRAEIAAQVTGSQPTGGDVAAQLEYLLAYATDYNTADWGDDNPSGGDCVNFTSQGLLARGWQMDGTWSSTGPSGGSKAWVLTPAMDEYLQANGFVSHGVDDLDRVRVGDVGIFDWGENGAGRDHTMTVSKVDYTVEGPIISFASHNSDGPYRELISALYEEHSDSTVKIYSIP, encoded by the coding sequence GTGAGTACCCCCCGGCCCACGCGAGTGTCGGCCGCGCCCCTCGAGACGAGGCGGTCGCGCCGGCGCCGCTTCCACGAGCTCAGCCGCAAGCGGCGCAAGCGCCTGACGATCACGACCGCGGTCAGCGTCGTGACCCTCGTCGTGCTCGGCGTCAGCGTGAGCGGGATGATCGGGCGGGCGCAGGCGATGGAGGGCTACGCGGCCACCGCCGCCGAGATCGTGCAGCTGCGCGACGGTGTGCCGATCGACGAGCTGACGGATGCTGTCGCCACCGCGCAGGCGGCGCTCGCCGTGCAGAGCGGGCTGCCCTCCGGCAAGGCCTCCACCGCGCTCGCCGACGCGGCCACCGCGGCCGAGGATGCCCTCGCGACCGCGCAGACCGCCGTGCAGGGCAGCGCGGGCATCGACGTGGCGCATGCGGATGCGCTGGCGACGGCATCCGGTGTCCAGGGCCGGGTCGACGCACTGCGTGCGGCGGCCGACGCGTCCACCGCGCAGCTCGACGCTCTCACCGCCGCGCGCACTGCCTTCGTCGACAGCGCCGTCGCCGGCGCCGACGACGTGCTGGGCGACTACTCGGATGCCGAGAAGTCGACCGAGGATGCGCTCTACGTGGCGCGGGAGACCCTGTCGACCGCCGTCGACGTGGCCGCGGCGCTGCAGACCGCGACCTCCGCCGCAGCCGATGTGCGCAGCTCCGCCGGCGGGTACCGCGCCGAGATCGCCGCGCAGGTGACGGGATCGCAGCCGACTGGGGGAGACGTCGCGGCGCAGCTCGAGTACCTGCTCGCCTACGCCACCGACTACAACACCGCCGACTGGGGCGACGACAACCCGTCCGGCGGCGACTGCGTCAACTTCACCAGTCAGGGGCTGCTCGCCCGCGGCTGGCAGATGGACGGCACCTGGTCGTCGACCGGGCCGTCGGGCGGGTCGAAGGCGTGGGTGCTGACGCCCGCGATGGACGAGTACCTGCAGGCGAACGGGTTCGTCTCGCACGGCGTCGACGACCTCGACCGCGTGCGGGTGGGCGACGTGGGCATCTTCGACTGGGGCGAGAACGGCGCGGGCCGCGACCACACGATGACCGTGTCGAAGGTGGACTACACCGTCGAGGGCCCGATCATCTCGTTCGCGAGCCACAACTCCGACGGGCCGTATCGCGAGCTGATCTCGGCGCTGTACGAGGAGCACTCCGACTCGACGGTGAAGATCTACTCGATCCCTTAA
- a CDS encoding tyrosine-type recombinase/integrase, which yields MGTITPYETVKGRRYRVRYRKPDRSEAEKRGFTTMREAKLYLSMVTVSKSKGEYIDPAASRVPVRMFADSWLRSKQPPMTKPSYYMTLERAWTNHVAPVWADREIWSIRRSEVQDWVSDLATQKSRTVVLRALGVLAGILDVAIDDRRLASNPARHVRSLPRKGPGKRRVYLTHDQVATLAACSAHATLVLTLAYTGLRWGEATGLRVRSVNRLRKRFVIEENAVMIAYEIHVGTPKTHEKRSVPYPERLAPMIEQACAGKGPEGLLFGDGVNHMRNSGAQGWFANAVKRAQAADPSIPRVTPHDLRHTAASLAISSGANVKAVQRMLGHASAAMTLDTYADLFEDDLDEVATRLNAAMPLVALPTGPQTRYARPSKP from the coding sequence ATGGGCACCATCACCCCGTACGAAACGGTGAAGGGCCGCCGCTATCGCGTGCGCTACCGCAAGCCGGATCGTAGCGAGGCGGAGAAGCGCGGGTTCACGACGATGCGCGAAGCGAAGCTGTACCTCTCGATGGTGACGGTGTCGAAGTCAAAGGGCGAGTACATCGATCCGGCGGCGTCCCGAGTGCCGGTGCGGATGTTCGCAGACAGTTGGTTGCGATCCAAACAGCCGCCGATGACGAAGCCGTCGTACTACATGACGCTCGAGCGAGCGTGGACGAACCATGTCGCTCCGGTGTGGGCCGACCGCGAGATCTGGTCGATCAGGCGCTCCGAAGTGCAGGACTGGGTGTCCGACCTCGCGACGCAGAAATCGCGGACGGTGGTTCTGCGCGCTCTCGGAGTGCTCGCCGGCATCCTCGACGTCGCGATCGACGATCGTCGCCTCGCGAGTAACCCGGCGCGACATGTGCGCAGCCTCCCCCGGAAGGGACCGGGCAAGCGTCGCGTCTACCTCACTCACGATCAGGTGGCGACGCTGGCGGCATGCTCGGCGCATGCGACGCTCGTTTTGACGCTTGCGTACACGGGCCTGCGCTGGGGCGAAGCGACAGGACTCCGCGTTCGGAGTGTGAACCGCCTGCGCAAACGCTTCGTCATCGAGGAGAACGCGGTGATGATCGCCTACGAGATCCACGTCGGCACTCCCAAGACGCATGAGAAGCGCTCCGTCCCCTACCCCGAGCGGCTCGCGCCGATGATCGAGCAGGCGTGCGCTGGCAAGGGACCCGAGGGACTGCTGTTCGGCGACGGAGTCAATCACATGCGCAACTCCGGCGCCCAAGGCTGGTTTGCGAACGCGGTGAAGCGTGCGCAAGCGGCCGACCCGTCCATCCCCCGGGTGACCCCCCACGACCTTCGCCACACCGCCGCGTCGCTCGCGATCAGTTCGGGCGCCAACGTGAAGGCGGTGCAGCGGATGCTTGGGCACGCATCGGCGGCGATGACGCTCGACACCTACGCCGATCTGTTTGAAGACGATCTGGACGAAGTCGCGACGCGACTCAACGCCGCCATGCCGCTCGTTGCGCTGCCGACAGGTCCGCAGACCCGCTACGCCCGGCCGTCAAAGCCTTAG
- a CDS encoding MDR family MFS transporter, giving the protein MSEADARAPRAPVVEAVMSHREILFVIFGLMAGMFLSALDQTIVGTSIRTIGDDLNGLSQQAWVTTAYLIVSTISTPIYGKLSDIFGRRPLFIFAIVVFIIGSILATFSTSMLQLAAFRAIQGLGAGGLMSMPLAIMGDILAPRERAKYQGYFLAVFGISSVIGPLVGGLFAGAEEILGIAGWRWVFLINVPIGLVALIIVLRFLHIPKQPRHSVRIDWWGAAFVIMALVPLLLVAEQGREWGWGSAISIACYVIGGLGIIAFVIAETLMKDDALIPLKLFRSSTFSMATVIGVFVGFGMFGAMMTIPLYLQLVLGSTPTQSGLEMLPMILGLMIASIASGQIIARTGRYRIFPILGTALLAGGFFWLTKLEYDRSYWFMAGAMLLVGLGLGQLMQTLTIASQNSVGLRDMGVATSSSTFFRQIGGTLGTAVLLSLLFTVLPTNIQASLADDDTLTSALDAALDPDVANDPANAAIMEQIYAPIVTGVTDATTAQIEDGLAQAEDAATQAVADQVAAGEIPASAQDAATEQAVAQAQAEAAAQIKEEIPVAQIADDGTVTLDFSDDDARAAFVASVAPTLEDQFAESSEDSSGDSGTLDDTSFLTGADPRLTKPFLVAFNDSTVTVYWVAMWVVIVAFILTLFFRTPPLRDKSALQEAADDAAMMAQRAANETGALVEPVAVTTGSLRTITLEDDPPLTRRDLRGQ; this is encoded by the coding sequence ATGTCTGAAGCGGATGCCCGCGCACCGCGCGCTCCTGTCGTCGAGGCGGTGATGTCGCATCGCGAGATCCTGTTCGTGATCTTCGGCCTGATGGCGGGCATGTTCCTGTCGGCGCTCGACCAGACGATCGTGGGTACGTCGATCCGCACGATCGGTGACGACTTGAACGGCCTCAGCCAGCAGGCGTGGGTGACGACGGCGTACCTGATCGTGTCGACGATCTCGACGCCGATCTACGGCAAGCTGTCCGACATCTTCGGCCGGCGGCCGCTGTTCATCTTCGCGATCGTCGTGTTCATCATCGGGTCGATCCTCGCGACCTTCTCCACCTCGATGCTGCAGCTCGCCGCGTTCCGGGCGATCCAGGGCCTCGGCGCCGGCGGCCTCATGTCGATGCCGCTGGCGATCATGGGCGACATCCTCGCGCCGCGCGAGCGCGCGAAGTATCAGGGGTACTTCCTCGCGGTGTTCGGCATCTCGAGCGTGATCGGCCCGCTCGTCGGCGGCCTGTTTGCCGGCGCAGAGGAGATCCTCGGGATCGCGGGCTGGCGGTGGGTGTTCCTCATCAACGTGCCGATCGGCCTGGTCGCGCTGATCATCGTGCTGCGGTTCCTGCACATCCCGAAGCAGCCGAGGCATTCGGTGCGGATCGACTGGTGGGGCGCCGCGTTCGTGATCATGGCGCTCGTGCCGCTGCTGCTCGTCGCCGAGCAGGGCCGCGAGTGGGGCTGGGGCTCGGCGATCTCGATCGCCTGTTACGTGATCGGCGGCCTCGGCATCATCGCCTTCGTGATCGCCGAGACGCTCATGAAGGACGACGCGCTCATCCCGCTGAAGCTGTTCCGCTCGTCGACGTTCTCGATGGCGACCGTGATCGGCGTGTTCGTCGGCTTCGGCATGTTCGGCGCGATGATGACGATCCCGCTGTACCTGCAGCTGGTGCTCGGCTCGACGCCGACGCAGAGCGGCCTCGAGATGCTGCCGATGATCCTCGGTCTCATGATCGCGTCGATCGCGAGCGGGCAGATCATCGCGCGGACCGGCCGGTACCGGATCTTCCCGATCCTGGGCACAGCCCTGCTCGCCGGCGGGTTCTTCTGGCTCACCAAGCTCGAGTACGACCGCTCGTACTGGTTCATGGCCGGCGCCATGCTGCTCGTCGGCCTCGGTCTCGGGCAGCTCATGCAGACCCTCACCATCGCCAGCCAGAACTCGGTCGGGCTACGCGACATGGGCGTCGCGACGAGTTCGTCGACGTTCTTCCGGCAGATCGGCGGAACCCTCGGCACCGCCGTGCTGCTCTCGCTGCTGTTCACCGTGCTGCCCACGAACATCCAGGCCTCGCTCGCCGACGACGACACGCTCACCTCTGCGTTGGATGCCGCGCTCGACCCCGACGTGGCGAACGACCCGGCGAACGCCGCGATCATGGAGCAGATCTACGCCCCGATCGTCACCGGCGTGACCGACGCGACGACCGCGCAGATCGAGGACGGTCTCGCGCAGGCGGAGGATGCTGCGACCCAGGCGGTCGCGGATCAGGTCGCGGCGGGGGAGATCCCCGCCAGTGCGCAGGATGCGGCCACGGAGCAGGCGGTCGCGCAGGCTCAGGCCGAGGCGGCAGCGCAGATCAAGGAGGAGATCCCGGTCGCGCAGATCGCCGACGACGGCACCGTGACGCTCGACTTCTCGGACGACGACGCCCGCGCCGCATTCGTCGCCTCGGTCGCTCCCACCCTGGAGGACCAGTTCGCCGAGTCGTCGGAGGACTCCTCCGGTGACAGCGGAACCCTGGACGACACGTCGTTCCTCACCGGCGCCGACCCGCGGCTGACGAAGCCGTTCCTCGTCGCGTTCAACGACTCGACAGTCACGGTCTACTGGGTCGCGATGTGGGTCGTCATCGTGGCATTCATCCTCACGCTGTTCTTCCGCACCCCGCCGCTGCGCGACAAGTCAGCGCTGCAGGAGGCCGCGGACGACGCCGCGATGATGGCGCAGCGCGCAGCGAACGAGACCGGCGCGCTGGTCGAACCGGTCGCCGTGACGACCGGGTCGCTGCGCACGATCACGCTCGAGGACGACCCGCCGCTGACTCGCAGGGACCTGCGCGGCCAATAG
- a CDS encoding vWA domain-containing protein, producing MTDANYTAMLIILDRSGSMSLVRDDMIGGIEQLIATQAGQPGMLTIDVVTFDTEIEVTHRFADPKSIKVELVPRGGTALYDAVGWSFNGFGQALAELPEHARPGLVLVTIVTDGEENSSREYTAEMVTTMIEHQREVFDWDVSFLGANQDAVEAARKIGIQAEDAIDYDLGAVGAVMSAHAAKLSRRRQGNRTGYTAEERGIARGDSSGS from the coding sequence ATGACCGACGCCAACTACACCGCGATGCTGATCATCCTCGATCGCTCGGGTTCCATGAGCCTTGTCCGTGACGACATGATCGGCGGGATTGAGCAACTGATCGCCACACAGGCTGGCCAGCCCGGGATGCTAACCATCGATGTCGTGACGTTCGACACCGAGATTGAGGTGACTCATCGCTTCGCTGATCCCAAGTCCATCAAGGTCGAGCTCGTTCCCCGGGGTGGTACCGCGCTCTACGACGCGGTGGGGTGGTCGTTCAACGGGTTCGGCCAGGCGCTGGCTGAACTGCCTGAGCACGCGCGCCCGGGCTTGGTGCTCGTCACCATCGTGACCGACGGTGAGGAGAACAGTTCCCGTGAGTACACCGCCGAGATGGTGACCACGATGATCGAGCACCAGCGTGAGGTGTTCGACTGGGACGTTTCTTTCCTTGGCGCCAACCAGGACGCGGTCGAAGCGGCTCGCAAGATCGGCATCCAGGCCGAGGACGCGATCGACTATGACCTCGGAGCCGTGGGCGCGGTGATGAGCGCGCACGCTGCCAAGCTCAGCCGGCGCCGTCAGGGCAACCGGACGGGTTACACGGCAGAGGAGCGCGGAATCGCACGGGGAGACAGCTCCGGCTCATAG
- a CDS encoding error-prone DNA polymerase encodes MGFHNPGVPWSEMEALLSDRRRPGGPPAGADGGDSPAWSRKRGKYAPPTIERPGDAVPYAELHAHSSFSFLDGASSPEDLAEEAERLGLHALAVTDHDGFYGIVRFAEAAEAMQLKTVFGAELSLGLPGPQNGEADPTGSHLLVLARGEEGYHRLAAALTHAQLAGAEKGRPVYDLDELAAQAEGQWAVLTGCRKGAVRQALRTEGPDAAADELDRLVALFGRDAVHVELIDHGGPLDSRDNDVLAGLAAERGLPLLATNNVHYAAPERATLAAAVAAVRAHRGLDELDGWLPAHAGAHLRSGAEMAARFARYPGAVARTVTLADELAFPLRRAKPALPKQQVPEGHTPMTWLRHLVWEAVPRKYPDLTDDNRKRIEKELGVIEMKDFPGYFLIVHGIVQEARRRGILCQGRGSAANSAICYLLDITAVDAIGYDLPFERFLSSLRDEEPDIDVDFDSDRREEVIQWVYATYGRERAAQVANVIQYRPKNAVRDMAKALGHSPGQQDAWSKQVEGWGAHLETGAEHDIPDQVIEYASELLKAPRHLGIHSGGMVLTDRPVGEVVPIEHARMENRTVIQWDKDDAAWMGLVKFDLLGLGMLAALQYCFDMIRATTGEDWELATIPKEEAAVYDMLCRADSIGVFQVESRAQMGLLPRLQPRRFYDLVIEIALIRPGPIQGGAVHPYVRRKLGREEVTYAHPKLEPVLARTLGIPIFQEQLMQMAVAVGEVSGEDADLLRRAMGSKRGVERIESLRDKLYEGMARNGLVGQDADDIYAKIQAFANFGFAESHSLSFGLLVYASSWIKLHYPGAFLAGLLRAQPMGFYSPATLTADARRHGVEVRRPDLHASGVEALLEPVEGADDVSSRFARSTSREGHPDPRVVERGSAATETKRTPTGLTSCTHRDQPPVGPFDIDAPDESAAHRRDGAFAVRLGLAAVKGIGAVVATRIVAERDACGPYRDLRDLVRRTGVTAAQLEALATAGAFECLGLSRREAIWLAGSAAQDRVEFLPDSLISVQPPLFTDQTSYDILAADLWATGISTDDHPMAHYRSGLDARGVLTATELRRHETGRRIEVAGLVTHRQRPATASGVTFLNLEDEHGVVNVICTVGVWNRYRRVVRDSPALIVRGMLERSPEGVTNVLADRFEDLRVGVQHRARDFR; translated from the coding sequence ATGGGCTTCCACAACCCGGGGGTGCCGTGGTCGGAGATGGAGGCGCTGCTCAGCGACCGCCGCCGCCCCGGCGGTCCGCCCGCGGGTGCCGACGGCGGCGACAGCCCCGCGTGGTCGCGCAAGCGCGGCAAGTACGCGCCGCCGACCATCGAGCGTCCGGGCGACGCGGTGCCCTACGCCGAGCTGCACGCGCACTCGTCGTTCTCGTTCCTCGACGGCGCCTCGTCGCCCGAAGACCTGGCCGAAGAGGCCGAGCGGCTCGGCCTGCACGCCCTGGCGGTCACCGACCACGACGGGTTCTACGGCATCGTCCGGTTCGCCGAGGCCGCCGAGGCGATGCAGCTGAAGACGGTGTTCGGGGCCGAGCTGTCGCTCGGGCTGCCCGGCCCGCAGAACGGCGAGGCCGACCCGACGGGGTCGCACTTGCTCGTCCTCGCGCGCGGCGAGGAGGGCTATCACCGGCTCGCCGCCGCGCTCACCCACGCCCAGCTTGCCGGGGCAGAGAAGGGGCGGCCGGTGTACGACCTCGACGAGCTCGCCGCGCAGGCCGAGGGGCAGTGGGCCGTGCTCACCGGGTGCCGCAAGGGCGCGGTGCGCCAGGCGCTCCGCACAGAAGGACCAGATGCCGCCGCCGACGAGCTCGACCGGCTCGTCGCCCTGTTCGGCCGCGACGCCGTGCATGTCGAGCTCATCGACCACGGCGGACCGCTCGACAGCCGCGACAACGACGTGCTCGCCGGTCTCGCCGCCGAGCGCGGTCTGCCCCTCCTGGCCACCAACAACGTGCACTACGCCGCGCCCGAGCGCGCCACCCTGGCCGCAGCGGTCGCGGCGGTGCGCGCCCATCGCGGACTCGACGAGCTCGACGGCTGGCTGCCCGCCCACGCGGGCGCGCACCTGCGCTCGGGGGCCGAGATGGCCGCGCGCTTCGCCCGATACCCCGGCGCGGTCGCCCGCACCGTGACCCTCGCCGACGAGCTCGCCTTCCCGCTGCGGCGCGCGAAGCCCGCGCTGCCGAAGCAGCAGGTGCCGGAGGGGCACACCCCGATGACCTGGCTGCGTCATCTGGTCTGGGAGGCCGTGCCGCGCAAGTACCCCGACCTCACCGACGACAACCGGAAGCGCATCGAGAAGGAGCTCGGCGTCATCGAGATGAAGGACTTCCCCGGGTACTTCCTCATCGTGCACGGGATCGTCCAAGAGGCGCGGCGCCGCGGCATCCTGTGTCAGGGGAGGGGATCCGCCGCCAACAGCGCCATCTGCTACCTGCTCGACATCACCGCCGTCGACGCGATCGGCTACGACCTGCCGTTCGAGCGGTTCCTCTCCAGCCTGCGCGACGAAGAGCCCGACATCGACGTCGACTTCGACTCCGACCGGCGCGAGGAGGTGATCCAGTGGGTGTACGCGACCTACGGGCGCGAGCGGGCGGCGCAGGTGGCCAACGTCATCCAGTACCGGCCGAAGAACGCGGTGCGCGACATGGCGAAGGCGCTCGGGCACTCGCCGGGGCAGCAGGACGCCTGGTCGAAGCAGGTGGAGGGCTGGGGTGCGCACCTCGAGACCGGGGCGGAGCACGACATCCCCGACCAGGTGATCGAGTACGCGAGCGAGCTGCTGAAGGCGCCGCGGCACCTCGGCATCCACTCCGGCGGCATGGTGCTCACCGACCGGCCCGTCGGCGAGGTGGTGCCCATCGAACACGCCCGCATGGAGAACCGCACCGTCATCCAGTGGGACAAGGACGACGCCGCCTGGATGGGCCTGGTCAAGTTCGACCTGCTCGGACTCGGGATGCTGGCGGCCCTGCAGTACTGCTTCGACATGATCCGGGCGACCACGGGGGAGGACTGGGAGCTCGCGACCATCCCGAAGGAGGAGGCCGCCGTCTACGACATGCTGTGCCGGGCGGATTCGATCGGGGTGTTCCAGGTCGAGTCGCGCGCGCAGATGGGGCTGCTGCCGCGGCTGCAGCCGCGGCGGTTCTACGACCTGGTGATCGAAATCGCCCTGATCCGCCCCGGCCCGATCCAGGGTGGCGCGGTGCATCCGTACGTGCGGCGGAAGCTCGGTCGCGAGGAGGTCACCTACGCCCACCCCAAGCTCGAGCCGGTGCTCGCGCGCACCCTCGGCATCCCGATCTTCCAGGAGCAGCTCATGCAGATGGCGGTCGCCGTCGGCGAGGTCAGCGGCGAGGACGCCGACCTGCTGCGCCGGGCGATGGGCTCGAAGCGAGGGGTGGAGCGCATCGAATCGCTGCGCGACAAGCTGTACGAGGGGATGGCGCGCAACGGCCTCGTCGGCCAGGACGCCGACGACATCTACGCCAAGATCCAGGCGTTCGCGAACTTCGGGTTCGCGGAGTCGCACTCGCTGTCGTTCGGGCTGCTGGTGTACGCCAGCTCGTGGATCAAGCTGCACTATCCGGGCGCGTTCCTGGCCGGGCTGCTGCGCGCGCAGCCGATGGGGTTCTACTCGCCGGCGACGCTGACCGCCGACGCGCGGCGGCACGGCGTGGAGGTGCGCCGCCCCGACCTGCACGCCTCCGGCGTCGAGGCCCTGCTCGAGCCCGTGGAGGGGGCTGACGACGTTTCGTCTCGCTTCGCTCGCTCAACGAGCCGCGAGGGTCACCCGGACCCGCGGGTCGTTGAGCGAGGGAGCGCAGCGACCGAGACGAAACGCACCCCCACTGGCCTCACCTCCTGCACCCACCGCGACCAGCCGCCCGTCGGGCCCTTCGACATCGACGCGCCCGACGAGTCGGCGGCGCACCGCCGTGACGGGGCGTTCGCGGTGCGGCTCGGGCTCGCCGCAGTGAAGGGCATCGGCGCGGTCGTCGCCACCCGCATCGTCGCCGAGCGCGACGCGTGCGGCCCCTACCGCGACCTGCGCGACCTGGTGCGTCGCACCGGCGTCACCGCCGCGCAGCTCGAGGCGCTCGCCACTGCCGGGGCGTTCGAGTGCCTGGGCCTCAGCCGGCGTGAGGCGATCTGGCTCGCGGGCTCTGCCGCACAGGACCGGGTCGAGTTCCTGCCCGACTCCCTCATCTCCGTGCAGCCGCCGCTGTTCACCGACCAGACCAGCTACGACATCCTCGCCGCCGACCTGTGGGCGACGGGCATCTCGACCGACGACCATCCGATGGCTCACTACCGGTCGGGGCTCGACGCCCGCGGGGTGCTCACCGCCACCGAGCTGCGCCGGCACGAGACCGGGCGGCGCATCGAGGTCGCCGGACTCGTGACCCACCGGCAGCGGCCGGCGACAGCATCCGGTGTCACGTTCCTCAACCTCGAGGACGAGCACGGCGTGGTCAACGTCATCTGCACGGTGGGGGTGTGGAACAGGTACCGCAGGGTCGTGCGCGATTCGCCCGCCCTGATCGTGCGGGGGATGCTGGAGCGCTCACCCGAGGGCGTCACCAACGTGCTGGCCGACCGGTTCGAAGACCTGCGGGTGGGGGTGCAGCACCGTGCGCGGGACTTCCGCTAG
- a CDS encoding DNA polymerase Y family protein, with the protein MRPDAPVRSLVLWLPDWPVTALTRDGADPPSADRPIAVMANNTVVACSAAARAEGVRRGQRRRDAQSRCPGLLVAPADPAQEQRAFAPVVALIEDRAPGVQILRPGLCAMRARGPARFYGGEAEAARMLQAVLYELELADVRAGVADGPFTAEQAARVGTSAAEPVCVVPTGGAAGFLAPLPVTFLGDGVEPELLARLGVQTLGAFAAMEPDRVRERFGDRGMRLHALAGGRDSQPVQPRVPPPELHREVAFEPPLELAEQVAFGMRIAAEEFIAGLGAVDLVCTELRVELLGDQGERSERVWLHPGSFDAAAVVDRVRWQLAEDAQRRILRSGVSLARISPEAVDAASHHVPAIFGAGTDERVHHALSRVQAMLGHRGVVTPAIGGGRWLAERQVLVPWGDRAVLAKERARPWPGSLPDPLPATVFPVPAAVEVVDAEGDSVAVGDRDALTAVPAVLHEGGRQRAIVAWAGPWPVIERAWDAVRSRRAHRFQVVDADGAAWLLVCERGEWAAEGRYD; encoded by the coding sequence ATGCGCCCCGACGCTCCGGTGCGCAGCCTCGTGCTGTGGCTCCCCGACTGGCCGGTCACGGCGCTCACCCGCGACGGCGCCGACCCGCCGTCGGCCGACCGCCCGATCGCGGTGATGGCGAACAACACGGTCGTCGCCTGCTCCGCCGCTGCCCGCGCCGAGGGGGTGCGCCGCGGGCAGCGGCGGCGCGACGCGCAGTCGCGGTGCCCAGGGCTGCTCGTCGCCCCGGCCGATCCCGCCCAGGAGCAGCGGGCCTTCGCGCCTGTGGTGGCCCTCATCGAAGACCGGGCGCCCGGGGTGCAGATCCTGCGGCCGGGGCTCTGCGCCATGCGCGCGCGGGGGCCCGCCCGGTTCTACGGCGGCGAGGCCGAGGCGGCGCGGATGCTGCAGGCCGTGCTGTACGAGCTCGAGCTGGCCGATGTGCGCGCCGGGGTCGCCGACGGTCCGTTCACGGCCGAGCAGGCCGCCCGGGTGGGCACGAGTGCGGCCGAGCCGGTCTGCGTGGTGCCGACGGGCGGGGCCGCGGGGTTCCTCGCGCCGCTGCCGGTCACCTTCCTCGGCGACGGGGTCGAGCCGGAGCTGCTCGCCCGGCTCGGGGTGCAGACGCTCGGGGCGTTCGCGGCGATGGAACCAGACCGGGTGCGCGAGCGGTTCGGCGACCGGGGGATGCGGCTGCACGCCCTGGCCGGAGGCCGCGACTCGCAGCCGGTGCAGCCGCGGGTGCCGCCGCCCGAGCTGCACCGCGAGGTGGCCTTCGAGCCGCCGCTCGAGCTCGCCGAGCAGGTGGCGTTCGGCATGCGCATCGCGGCCGAGGAGTTCATCGCGGGGCTCGGCGCGGTCGACCTGGTCTGCACCGAGCTGCGCGTCGAGCTGCTCGGCGACCAGGGCGAGCGCAGCGAGCGGGTGTGGCTGCATCCAGGCTCGTTCGACGCGGCGGCGGTGGTCGACCGCGTCCGGTGGCAGCTCGCCGAAGACGCGCAGCGCCGCATCCTGCGCAGCGGGGTGTCGCTGGCGCGCATCTCGCCGGAGGCGGTGGATGCCGCATCCCACCACGTCCCCGCGATCTTCGGCGCGGGCACCGACGAGCGGGTGCACCATGCGCTGTCGCGGGTGCAGGCGATGCTCGGGCACCGCGGAGTGGTGACCCCCGCGATCGGCGGCGGCCGCTGGCTGGCCGAGCGGCAGGTGCTGGTGCCGTGGGGCGATCGGGCGGTGCTGGCGAAGGAGCGCGCGCGACCGTGGCCGGGGAGCCTGCCCGATCCGCTGCCGGCGACGGTGTTCCCGGTGCCCGCCGCCGTCGAGGTGGTCGATGCGGAGGGGGACTCCGTCGCGGTGGGCGACCGCGACGCGCTCACGGCGGTGCCGGCGGTGCTGCACGAGGGCGGCCGGCAGCGGGCGATCGTGGCGTGGGCGGGGCCGTGGCCGGTCATCGAGCGGGCGTGGGATGCGGTGCGCTCACGTCGTGCGCACCGGTTCCAGGTCGTCGACGCCGACGGAGCGGCCTGGCTGCTCGTATGCGAGCGCGGCGAGTGGGCCGCGGAGGGCCGCTATGACTGA